One genomic region from Leifsonia sp. Root1293 encodes:
- the sdhA gene encoding succinate dehydrogenase flavoprotein subunit — translation MSTAPVNPESESTVVDGVHYHQFDIVIVGAGGAGMRAAIEAGPGAKTAVISKLYPTRSHTGAAQGGMAAALANVEEDSWEWHTFDTIKGGDYLVDQDAAEILAKEAIDAVIDLENMGLPFNRTPEGKIDQRRFGGHTRDHGKAPVRRACYAADRTGHMILQTLFQNCVRLGINFFNEYYVLDLVMTNVDGVDQPSGVVAIDLSSGELHVFQAKAIIFATGGFGKIYKTTSNAHTLTGDGVGIIWRKGLPLEDMEFFQFHPTGLAGLGILLTEGARGEGAILRNASGERFMERYAPTIKDLAPRDIVARCMVQEVAEGRGAGPNKDYVYLDCTHLGAEVLETKLPDITEFARTYLGVDPVTEPVPVMPTAHYAMGGIPTNVSAEVLRDNDTVVPGLYAAGECACVSVHGSNRLGTNSLLDINVFGKRAGNNAVAYVQNVDFTPLPADPAKAVRELLEHIKGSTGTERVAVLRKELQDHMDRNAQVFRTDESLAEVTETIHTLRERYKNVAVQDKGKRFNTDLLEAVELGFLLDLAEVVVYSARNRKESRGGHMRDDFPKRDDENYMKHTMAYLSGEADSADAADHIRLDWKPVVMTRYQPMERKY, via the coding sequence ATGAGTACGGCACCTGTGAATCCTGAATCCGAGTCCACCGTCGTCGACGGCGTGCACTACCACCAGTTCGACATCGTCATCGTGGGAGCCGGCGGTGCCGGCATGCGCGCCGCCATCGAGGCCGGCCCCGGTGCGAAGACCGCCGTCATCTCGAAGCTGTACCCGACGCGCTCCCACACGGGCGCCGCGCAGGGCGGCATGGCTGCCGCCCTCGCGAACGTCGAGGAGGACAGCTGGGAGTGGCACACCTTCGACACCATCAAGGGCGGCGACTACCTCGTCGACCAGGATGCAGCCGAGATCCTCGCGAAGGAGGCCATCGACGCCGTCATCGACCTCGAGAACATGGGCCTGCCGTTCAACCGCACCCCTGAGGGCAAGATCGACCAGCGGCGCTTCGGCGGCCACACCCGCGACCACGGCAAGGCTCCTGTGCGTCGCGCCTGCTACGCAGCGGACCGCACCGGCCACATGATCCTGCAGACCCTGTTCCAGAACTGCGTGCGCCTCGGCATCAACTTCTTCAACGAGTACTACGTGCTCGACCTCGTCATGACGAACGTCGACGGCGTCGACCAGCCATCGGGCGTCGTCGCCATCGACCTGTCGTCCGGCGAGCTGCACGTCTTCCAGGCCAAGGCGATCATCTTCGCAACGGGCGGCTTCGGCAAGATCTACAAGACGACGTCGAACGCCCACACGCTGACCGGCGACGGCGTCGGCATCATCTGGCGCAAGGGCCTCCCGCTCGAGGACATGGAGTTCTTCCAGTTCCACCCGACGGGCCTCGCCGGACTCGGCATCCTGCTCACCGAGGGCGCCCGCGGCGAGGGCGCCATCCTGCGCAACGCGAGCGGCGAGCGCTTCATGGAGCGCTACGCCCCCACCATCAAGGACCTCGCGCCGCGCGACATCGTCGCCAGGTGCATGGTGCAGGAGGTCGCCGAGGGCCGCGGAGCCGGCCCCAACAAGGACTACGTGTACCTCGACTGCACGCACCTCGGCGCGGAGGTGCTCGAGACCAAGCTGCCCGACATCACCGAGTTCGCGCGCACCTACCTCGGCGTCGATCCCGTGACGGAGCCCGTGCCCGTCATGCCGACGGCGCACTACGCGATGGGCGGCATCCCCACCAACGTGTCGGCAGAGGTGCTGCGCGACAACGACACCGTCGTCCCCGGCCTCTACGCCGCCGGTGAGTGCGCCTGCGTGTCCGTGCACGGCTCCAACCGTCTCGGCACCAACTCGCTGCTCGACATCAACGTCTTCGGCAAGCGCGCGGGCAACAACGCCGTCGCGTACGTGCAGAACGTCGACTTCACGCCGCTGCCAGCCGATCCGGCGAAGGCCGTGCGCGAGCTGCTCGAGCACATCAAGGGCTCGACCGGCACCGAGCGCGTCGCCGTGCTGCGCAAGGAGCTGCAGGACCACATGGACCGCAACGCCCAGGTGTTCCGCACCGACGAGTCGCTCGCCGAGGTCACCGAGACCATCCACACGCTGCGCGAGCGCTACAAGAACGTCGCCGTGCAGGACAAGGGCAAGCGGTTCAACACCGACCTGCTCGAGGCCGTCGAGCTGGGCTTCCTGCTCGACCTGGCCGAGGTCGTCGTCTACTCGGCACGCAACCGCAAGGAGAGCCGCGGCGGTCACATGCGCGACGACTTCCCGAAGCGCGACGACGAGAACTACATGAAGCACACCATGGCGTACCTGTCTGGCGAAGCTGATTCCGCCGACGCGGCGGACCACATCCGGCTCGACTGGAAACCCGTCGTCATGACCCGCTACCAGCCCATGGAGAGGAAGTACTGA
- a CDS encoding succinate dehydrogenase hydrophobic membrane anchor subunit produces the protein MTAIDNAPAIEPPRSPSRPARTRGVNWEKWGWIYMRVSGVLLLVLIFGHLFVNLMVGDGVHAIDFGFVGGKYATPFWQIWDVLMLWLALIHGGNGMRTIVNDYATQESTRRILKGAIFVSVAALILLGTLVVFTFEPCPAGSPADLLPSFCPVG, from the coding sequence GTGACCGCCATCGACAACGCTCCGGCCATCGAGCCGCCCCGCTCCCCCTCCCGTCCTGCACGAACTCGCGGCGTGAACTGGGAGAAGTGGGGCTGGATCTACATGCGCGTCTCCGGCGTGCTCCTGCTCGTGCTCATCTTCGGCCACCTCTTCGTCAACCTCATGGTGGGCGACGGCGTGCACGCCATCGACTTCGGCTTCGTCGGCGGGAAGTACGCCACGCCGTTCTGGCAGATCTGGGATGTGCTCATGCTCTGGCTCGCGCTCATCCACGGCGGCAACGGCATGCGCACGATCGTGAACGACTACGCGACGCAGGAGTCGACCCGCCGCATCCTGAAGGGCGCCATCTTCGTCTCCGTCGCCGCGCTCATCCTGCTCGGCACCCTCGTGGTCTTCACGTTCGAGCCCTGCCCGGCCGGATCCCCTGCCGACCTGCTGCCCTCCTTCTGCCCGGTCGGATAA
- a CDS encoding mannose-1-phosphate guanylyltransferase — MTAIERFYSVIPAGGIGSRLWPLSRADAPKFLHDLTGSGQTLLRDTWDRLAPISGTGRIMVVTGRAHRAAVEAQLPELADHNVVLESEPRDSSAAIGLAAAILALREPDVIIGSFAADHVIKGTVLFRHAVQEAAALADAGYIATIGIRPTEPAIGFGYIRTGGHLEVAGAPSAIMVDSFVEKPDLETAERYVDGGKHLWNAGMFITRADRLLEEIARNKPELHAGLIELAAAWDDPATRGPAVDRIWPNLEKIAIDYSVAEPAAAAGRLAVVPAQFDWDDVGDFASIAKIHSGGRKHDLAILGADARVLADSSSGIVVSQGGRTIALIGVEDIVVVDTPDALLVTTSANAQKVKSVVDALRLSGRGDVL; from the coding sequence ATGACTGCGATCGAGCGCTTCTACAGCGTCATCCCGGCCGGCGGCATCGGCTCCAGGCTCTGGCCCCTCTCACGCGCCGACGCGCCCAAATTCCTGCACGACCTCACGGGTTCCGGGCAGACGCTGCTCCGCGACACCTGGGACCGACTGGCCCCCATCTCCGGCACCGGGCGCATCATGGTGGTCACCGGGCGGGCGCACCGAGCCGCCGTTGAGGCTCAGCTGCCGGAGCTGGCCGACCACAACGTCGTGCTCGAGAGCGAGCCCCGCGATTCGTCGGCTGCGATCGGTCTGGCCGCCGCGATCCTCGCGCTCCGCGAGCCCGACGTGATCATCGGATCCTTCGCGGCCGACCACGTCATCAAGGGCACCGTCCTGTTCCGCCATGCCGTGCAGGAGGCCGCTGCGCTGGCCGATGCCGGCTACATCGCGACCATCGGCATCCGCCCCACCGAGCCGGCCATCGGATTCGGCTACATCCGCACGGGCGGCCACCTCGAGGTGGCCGGGGCACCCTCGGCGATCATGGTCGACTCCTTCGTCGAGAAGCCGGACCTCGAGACGGCCGAGCGCTACGTCGACGGCGGCAAGCACCTCTGGAACGCCGGGATGTTCATCACGCGGGCCGATCGCCTGCTCGAGGAGATCGCCCGCAACAAGCCCGAGCTGCACGCCGGCCTCATCGAGCTCGCTGCCGCCTGGGACGACCCGGCCACGCGCGGCCCCGCCGTCGACCGCATCTGGCCGAACCTGGAGAAGATCGCCATCGACTACTCCGTCGCAGAGCCCGCAGCGGCGGCGGGGCGCCTCGCCGTCGTGCCGGCGCAGTTCGACTGGGACGACGTCGGCGACTTCGCCTCGATCGCGAAGATCCACTCGGGCGGTCGCAAGCACGACCTCGCCATCCTCGGGGCCGATGCCCGGGTGCTGGCGGATTCCTCGAGCGGCATCGTCGTCAGTCAGGGCGGACGCACCATCGCACTCATCGGCGTCGAGGACATCGTGGTGGTCGACACCCCCGATGCCCTCCTCGTCACCACGAGCGCCAACGCCCAGAAGGTCAAGTCCGTCGTCGACGCCCTGCGCCTCTCCGGCCGCGGCGACGTGCTCTGA
- the sdhC gene encoding succinate dehydrogenase, cytochrome b556 subunit, with protein sequence MPQDTAGTLTADTKRASRPGGTLYRGREGMWSWVLHRITGVAIFFFLLVHVLDTALIRVSPEAYNAVISTYQTPIMGLGEVALVGAIVFHAFNGIRIILIDFWSKGVRYQKVMFYVVIGLWVVTMLGFTPRHLMNVFGH encoded by the coding sequence ATGCCTCAGGACACGGCAGGAACCCTGACAGCAGACACCAAGCGCGCATCCCGTCCGGGAGGAACCCTGTACCGGGGCCGCGAGGGCATGTGGTCATGGGTTCTGCATCGGATCACCGGCGTCGCCATCTTCTTCTTCCTGCTGGTGCACGTTCTCGACACCGCACTCATCCGCGTCAGCCCCGAGGCGTACAACGCTGTCATCAGCACCTACCAGACGCCCATCATGGGGCTCGGCGAGGTGGCGCTCGTCGGCGCGATCGTGTTCCACGCCTTCAACGGCATCCGCATCATCCTCATCGACTTCTGGTCGAAGGGCGTGCGCTACCAGAAGGTCATGTTCTACGTCGTGATCGGACTCTGGGTCGTCACGATGCTGGGCTTCACCCCCCGCCACCTGATGAACGTCTTCGGACACTAG
- a CDS encoding ABC transporter ATP-binding protein gives MKLELRGITKTFGALVANDHIDLTVEPGEIHCLLGENGAGKSTLMNVLYGLYQADGGEILLDDAVQHFAGPGDAMAAGIGMVHQHFMLIPVFTVAENVMLGHEETRAGGLLDLPAARAKVREISERFGFDVDPDALVDELPVGVQQRVEIIKALSRDARVLVFDEPTAVLTPQETDELMQIMRQLRDAGTAIVFITHKLREVREVADRITVMRLGKVVGEAQPTATNAELASLMVGRAVELTVHKEAPTLGEEALIVENLTVVDPIGQLVVNDVSFSVRRGEILAIAGVQGNGQTELTEALVGLQPRVTGRISLDGRELTGASVRKILDAGVGFVPEDRNEDGLVSEFTIAENLMLDRSTGRPFVKAASLQLGYLAEFATEKVAEFDVRTPSIETKVGRLSGGNQQKVVLARELSRDLTLFVAAQPTRGVDVGSIEFIHKRIVATRDSGVPVIVVSTELDEVAALADRIMVMYRGRIVGIVPGNTPRDVLGLMMAGEAPTSEGVAA, from the coding sequence ATGAAGCTCGAACTTCGCGGCATCACGAAGACATTCGGTGCCCTGGTCGCCAATGACCACATCGATCTCACCGTCGAACCCGGGGAGATCCACTGCCTCCTCGGCGAGAACGGTGCAGGCAAGTCCACCCTCATGAACGTGCTCTACGGCCTGTACCAGGCCGACGGCGGCGAGATCCTCCTCGACGACGCCGTGCAGCACTTCGCCGGTCCCGGCGACGCCATGGCGGCGGGAATCGGCATGGTGCACCAGCACTTCATGCTCATCCCCGTCTTCACCGTCGCCGAGAACGTGATGCTCGGCCACGAGGAGACCCGCGCCGGCGGTCTGCTCGACCTTCCTGCCGCGCGTGCCAAGGTCAGGGAGATCTCCGAGCGGTTCGGGTTCGACGTCGACCCCGACGCGCTCGTCGATGAGCTCCCCGTCGGCGTGCAGCAGCGCGTCGAGATCATCAAGGCGCTCTCCCGCGATGCGCGCGTCCTCGTGTTCGACGAGCCGACGGCAGTGCTCACGCCGCAAGAGACCGACGAGCTGATGCAGATCATGCGCCAGCTGCGCGACGCCGGAACCGCCATCGTCTTCATCACCCACAAGCTGCGCGAGGTACGCGAGGTCGCCGACAGGATCACGGTCATGCGTCTCGGCAAGGTCGTCGGTGAAGCCCAGCCCACGGCGACCAACGCCGAGCTGGCCTCGCTCATGGTCGGCCGCGCCGTCGAGTTGACCGTGCACAAGGAGGCGCCCACCCTCGGCGAGGAGGCGCTCATCGTCGAGAACCTCACCGTCGTCGACCCGATCGGCCAGCTCGTCGTCAACGACGTGAGCTTCTCGGTGCGCCGGGGCGAGATCCTCGCCATCGCCGGTGTGCAGGGCAACGGACAGACCGAGCTCACAGAGGCGCTCGTGGGTCTCCAGCCCCGTGTCACCGGCCGCATCAGCCTCGACGGCCGCGAGCTGACCGGTGCGAGCGTTCGGAAGATCCTCGACGCCGGCGTCGGCTTCGTGCCGGAGGACCGCAACGAGGACGGCCTCGTCAGTGAGTTCACCATCGCCGAGAACCTCATGCTCGACAGGTCGACGGGTCGGCCGTTCGTGAAGGCCGCGAGCCTGCAGCTCGGCTATCTCGCCGAGTTCGCGACCGAGAAGGTCGCCGAGTTCGACGTGCGCACTCCGAGCATCGAGACCAAGGTCGGCCGCCTCTCGGGCGGCAACCAGCAGAAGGTCGTCCTCGCCCGCGAGCTGAGCCGAGACCTGACCCTGTTCGTCGCAGCCCAGCCGACCCGCGGCGTGGACGTCGGGTCGATCGAGTTCATCCACAAGCGCATCGTCGCGACGCGCGACTCCGGCGTTCCCGTCATCGTCGTGTCGACGGAGCTCGACGAGGTCGCAGCCCTGGCCGACCGCATCATGGTCATGTACCGCGGTCGCATCGTCGGCATCGTGCCAGGCAACACGCCACGCGACGTGCTCGGCCTCATGATGGCCGGAGAGGCCCCGACCTCAGAAGGAGTCGCCGCATGA
- a CDS encoding ABC transporter permease encodes MSDENPQKTATPAPAAAPASGSTVAVEPPSRWTVALREIATGNAIISVLAVLLALLVGAIMIAFTDENVQKASVYFFARPGDTVVAVWQSVSGAYSALFQGSIYNFRRPGFEAGIKPLTETLTFATPLIAAGLGVGLAFRVGMFNIGGRGQMLIAASVAGWVGFGWDLPWGIHMIVAVLAGMLGGALWAGIAGLLKARTGAHEVIVTIMLNYIAYYLVSWMLRTPGLLQAPGSSNPKTPAIKETAVFFKILGPQYNLHFGFILAIIATIIVWWILNRSNLGFQFKAVGENPNAARVAGINVKSMYVYAMLIAGALVGLAGVAQVLGTVTTGFSSGIDAGIGFDAITVALLGRSTPWGIFAAGILFGAFKAGGFSMQAAEGVPVEIVLVVQSLIVLFIAAPPLVRAIFRLPSPGTRPKRSVPNVTKEVAAK; translated from the coding sequence ATGAGCGACGAGAACCCGCAGAAGACAGCCACCCCCGCGCCAGCCGCGGCTCCGGCATCCGGCTCCACGGTGGCCGTCGAGCCGCCATCGCGCTGGACCGTCGCCCTCCGCGAGATCGCCACCGGGAACGCCATCATCTCGGTGCTGGCCGTCCTGCTCGCCCTGCTCGTCGGCGCCATCATGATCGCCTTCACCGACGAGAACGTGCAGAAGGCGTCCGTCTACTTCTTCGCCCGTCCCGGCGACACCGTCGTCGCGGTCTGGCAGTCGGTGTCCGGTGCGTACTCCGCGCTGTTCCAGGGATCCATCTACAACTTCCGGCGCCCGGGATTCGAGGCGGGCATCAAGCCGCTCACCGAGACCCTCACCTTCGCCACGCCGCTCATCGCCGCCGGCCTCGGAGTCGGCCTCGCCTTCCGCGTCGGCATGTTCAACATCGGTGGTCGTGGCCAGATGCTCATCGCGGCATCCGTCGCCGGCTGGGTCGGCTTCGGCTGGGACCTCCCGTGGGGCATCCACATGATCGTGGCCGTGCTCGCCGGCATGCTCGGTGGCGCACTCTGGGCCGGAATCGCCGGCCTCCTCAAGGCCCGGACCGGAGCCCACGAGGTGATCGTCACGATCATGCTCAACTACATCGCCTACTACCTGGTCTCGTGGATGCTGCGCACGCCCGGACTGCTGCAGGCACCGGGCTCGAGCAACCCGAAGACGCCGGCCATCAAGGAGACGGCCGTCTTCTTCAAGATCCTCGGCCCGCAGTACAACCTGCACTTCGGCTTCATCCTGGCGATCATCGCGACGATCATCGTCTGGTGGATCCTCAACCGCTCCAACCTCGGCTTCCAGTTCAAGGCAGTCGGCGAGAACCCGAACGCCGCGCGCGTCGCCGGCATCAACGTCAAGTCGATGTACGTGTACGCGATGCTCATCGCCGGCGCACTCGTCGGCCTGGCCGGCGTGGCGCAGGTGCTCGGCACGGTGACGACGGGCTTCAGCTCGGGCATCGACGCCGGCATCGGCTTCGACGCCATCACCGTCGCCCTCCTCGGACGCTCGACGCCCTGGGGCATCTTCGCCGCAGGCATCCTGTTCGGCGCCTTCAAGGCCGGCGGATTCTCGATGCAGGCCGCCGAGGGGGTCCCGGTCGAGATCGTGCTCGTCGTGCAGTCGCTCATCGTGCTGTTCATCGCCGCTCCGCCGCTGGTCCGGGCGATCTTCCGCCTGCCCTCTCCGGGGACGCGGCCGAAACGATCAGTTCCCAACGTCACGAAGGAGGTGGCGGCGAAGTGA
- a CDS encoding cytidine deaminase produces MTEHTASVPEIDWAALRSAAVEAMGKAYVPYSEFPVGAAALVDDGRIVSGCNVENASYGVTLCAECTLVSGLFMSGGGRLVAFTCVDGNGETLMPCGRCRQLLYEHSTEGMLLETVSGIRTIDEVLPDAFGPRQLAEYRG; encoded by the coding sequence ATGACCGAGCACACAGCATCCGTTCCCGAGATCGACTGGGCGGCGCTCCGCTCCGCAGCCGTCGAGGCCATGGGCAAGGCGTACGTCCCGTATTCGGAGTTCCCCGTCGGTGCGGCCGCCCTCGTCGACGACGGTCGCATCGTCTCCGGCTGCAACGTGGAGAACGCCTCGTACGGCGTCACCCTGTGCGCCGAGTGCACGCTCGTCTCCGGACTCTTCATGTCGGGCGGCGGGAGGCTCGTCGCGTTCACCTGCGTCGACGGCAACGGCGAGACCCTCATGCCGTGCGGCCGCTGCCGCCAGCTGCTCTACGAGCACTCCACCGAGGGAATGCTGCTCGAGACGGTCTCGGGCATCCGCACCATCGACGAGGTGCTGCCGGACGCCTTCGGCCCGCGCCAGCTCGCCGAGTACCGGGGCTGA
- a CDS encoding ABC transporter permease encodes MSTTTENTAPASTPAPVVVLAKTVITSWKAPVAFLIFTLAMFALAIFGARSGDTTFRLSSPADAIQLPEVVVPSALTVWVVAILLAAVTIVSAAMVRAQKRVPLWLIVIFAVLFMFGFLTWAAAGESLPMIGLLFGSLSLAVPLIYGSLAGVIGERVGVVNIAIESQLLAGAFTAAVVASLTGNLWFGVIAAMIAGVLVAMVLAVFAIKYLVDQVIVGVVLNVLVVGLTSFFYSQVLVPNAAVLNAPPRFERLPIPLLGDIPIIGPVLFKQTIIVYIMYVAVAAVYVGLFHTKWGLRLRAVGEHPQAADTVGIKVNKTRFWNVALAGAIAGLGGTFFTIGTGIAFNKEMTAGAGYIALAAVIFGQWDPIKATLAALLFGFASNLQNTLSVIGSPVPSEFMLMLPYVVTIFAVAGLVGKVRPPAASGKPYVKS; translated from the coding sequence GTGAGCACCACAACCGAGAACACCGCACCCGCATCGACGCCTGCTCCGGTCGTCGTGCTCGCGAAGACCGTCATCACCAGCTGGAAGGCGCCCGTCGCATTCCTCATCTTCACGCTGGCCATGTTCGCGCTCGCCATCTTCGGCGCCAGGAGCGGCGACACCACCTTCAGGCTCTCGAGCCCGGCGGATGCCATCCAGCTGCCCGAGGTCGTCGTGCCGTCGGCTCTCACGGTCTGGGTCGTCGCGATCCTCCTCGCCGCGGTGACCATCGTGAGTGCCGCCATGGTGCGTGCCCAGAAGCGGGTGCCGCTCTGGCTCATCGTGATCTTCGCCGTGCTGTTCATGTTCGGCTTCCTCACCTGGGCCGCTGCGGGGGAGTCGCTGCCGATGATCGGACTCCTGTTCGGCTCGCTCAGCCTCGCCGTGCCGCTGATCTACGGGTCTCTGGCCGGTGTGATCGGTGAGCGGGTCGGCGTCGTCAACATCGCCATCGAGAGCCAGTTGCTCGCCGGTGCCTTCACGGCGGCTGTCGTCGCCTCGCTGACCGGCAACCTCTGGTTCGGAGTCATCGCCGCCATGATCGCCGGCGTGCTGGTGGCCATGGTGCTGGCCGTGTTCGCCATCAAGTACCTCGTCGACCAGGTCATCGTCGGTGTCGTGCTCAACGTGCTCGTCGTCGGCCTCACCAGCTTCTTCTACTCGCAGGTGCTGGTGCCCAACGCCGCGGTGCTGAATGCGCCCCCGCGCTTCGAGCGACTCCCGATCCCCCTGCTCGGCGACATCCCCATCATCGGTCCGGTGCTCTTCAAGCAGACGATCATCGTCTACATCATGTACGTGGCCGTCGCGGCGGTCTACGTCGGGCTGTTCCACACCAAGTGGGGCCTGCGCCTCCGCGCGGTCGGGGAGCACCCGCAGGCCGCGGACACCGTCGGCATCAAGGTCAACAAGACCCGGTTCTGGAACGTGGCTCTCGCCGGCGCCATCGCCGGCCTCGGTGGAACGTTCTTCACCATCGGAACCGGAATCGCCTTCAACAAGGAGATGACGGCTGGTGCAGGCTACATCGCCCTCGCCGCCGTGATCTTCGGCCAGTGGGACCCGATCAAGGCCACGCTCGCCGCCCTTCTGTTCGGCTTCGCGTCGAACCTGCAGAACACCCTCAGCGTGATCGGATCGCCGGTGCCGAGCGAATTCATGCTCATGCTGCCCTACGTCGTCACGATCTTCGCCGTCGCCGGCCTCGTCGGCAAGGTGAGACCACCGGCGGCATCAGGAAAGCCATACGTGAAATCATGA
- a CDS encoding BMP family lipoprotein, whose protein sequence is MGNRLLTASVVAAVSIAALAGCAEAPSSTGSSTSAAGDYCARMVTNSGGLEDRSFNQSSWAGLQKAEKDAGIEVQALVSTGETDLAPNVQQAVDSGCQFVLTVGYELADATTSAAEANPDVHFSIVDEVVDASNVKPVIFDTAQASYLAGYLAAGVSKTGKVATFGGGNQPPVTLFMDGFVDGVAAYNAAHGTQVVALGWDKVKQDGTFTGDFEDINKGKTLTESLIDQGADVILPVAGQVGEGSAAAALENPGVSVIWVDNDGFDTLPAKYHPVLLTSVLKNTQDAVAQIVTDDASGTFDPAPFIGTLENGGVGLAPFHDLASSVPQELSDELDALSAKIVDGSVVVTSPSTPE, encoded by the coding sequence ATGGGAAACCGACTGCTCACAGCATCCGTCGTCGCCGCCGTCTCGATCGCAGCCCTGGCCGGTTGCGCCGAGGCGCCGAGCTCGACCGGGTCGTCGACCTCCGCGGCCGGAGACTACTGCGCCAGGATGGTGACGAACTCCGGCGGCCTCGAAGACCGCTCGTTCAACCAGTCCAGCTGGGCCGGGCTCCAGAAGGCCGAGAAGGACGCCGGTATAGAGGTACAGGCGCTGGTCTCGACCGGTGAGACGGATCTGGCGCCGAACGTGCAGCAGGCCGTCGACTCCGGCTGCCAGTTCGTGCTCACCGTCGGCTACGAACTGGCCGACGCCACGACGTCTGCGGCTGAGGCGAACCCCGACGTGCACTTCTCGATCGTCGACGAGGTCGTCGACGCCTCCAACGTGAAGCCCGTCATCTTCGACACGGCGCAGGCCAGCTACCTCGCCGGCTACCTCGCGGCCGGCGTCTCGAAGACCGGAAAGGTCGCGACCTTCGGCGGCGGCAACCAGCCTCCCGTGACGCTGTTCATGGACGGCTTCGTCGACGGGGTCGCCGCCTACAACGCCGCGCACGGCACCCAGGTCGTCGCGCTCGGCTGGGACAAGGTCAAGCAGGACGGGACCTTCACCGGAGACTTCGAGGACATCAACAAGGGCAAGACCCTCACCGAGAGCCTCATCGACCAGGGCGCGGACGTCATCCTGCCCGTCGCGGGACAGGTGGGTGAGGGGTCGGCGGCGGCCGCGCTCGAGAACCCCGGCGTGTCCGTCATCTGGGTCGACAACGACGGCTTCGACACCCTCCCGGCGAAGTACCACCCCGTGCTGCTCACCAGCGTGCTGAAGAACACCCAGGACGCCGTCGCGCAGATCGTCACCGACGACGCATCGGGCACCTTCGACCCGGCACCGTTCATCGGCACTCTCGAGAACGGGGGAGTCGGCCTCGCCCCCTTCCACGATCTCGCCTCGTCCGTTCCGCAGGAGCTCTCGGACGAGCTCGACGCCCTGAGCGCGAAGATCGTCGACGGCTCCGTCGTCGTCACGTCGCCCAGCACGCCGGAATAG
- a CDS encoding BMP family lipoprotein has product MTITTRKAAIGGLAALSAALLLAGCASAPEEGGESSGAAAASDFVPCMVSDSGGFDDKSFNQLGSEGLEKAAKELGVEPIKVQSDAETDFAPNLTNLVDQGCNVIVTVGFALSAATIESATANPEVDYTIIDDAADADFDGKADADNIKPILFDTAQAAFLAGYAAADYSKTGVVGTFGGMNFPTVSIFMDGFKQGVDYHNSEKGTAVKVLGWDGTDGLFTGGFEANDTARQTAQGLIDQNVDVLLPVGGPIYQSAAAAIKDAGRDIAMIGVDADFTVTAPDVADLMLTSILKGIDVGTYDAVVAAGKGDFDPTPFIGTLENDGVGIAPFHSFEDKVASTLQGELDTIKAGIIDGSIPVKSYLAG; this is encoded by the coding sequence TTGACGATCACTACCCGAAAGGCCGCCATCGGCGGACTTGCCGCGCTCAGCGCAGCGCTCCTGCTGGCCGGCTGTGCCTCGGCGCCCGAGGAAGGCGGCGAGTCGTCGGGTGCAGCAGCAGCATCCGACTTCGTTCCCTGCATGGTCTCCGACTCCGGTGGATTCGACGACAAGTCGTTCAACCAACTCGGGTCCGAGGGCCTCGAGAAGGCAGCCAAGGAGCTCGGCGTCGAGCCGATCAAGGTGCAGTCCGATGCTGAGACCGACTTCGCCCCGAACCTGACGAACCTCGTCGACCAGGGCTGCAACGTCATCGTCACCGTCGGCTTCGCGCTCTCGGCAGCGACCATCGAGTCGGCAACGGCCAACCCCGAGGTCGACTACACGATCATCGACGACGCGGCGGATGCCGACTTCGACGGCAAGGCCGACGCCGACAACATCAAGCCGATCCTGTTCGACACCGCCCAGGCGGCGTTCCTCGCCGGCTACGCGGCGGCCGACTACTCGAAGACCGGCGTCGTCGGAACCTTCGGTGGAATGAACTTCCCGACGGTCTCCATCTTCATGGACGGCTTCAAGCAGGGCGTCGACTACCACAACTCCGAGAAGGGGACCGCAGTCAAGGTTCTCGGCTGGGACGGCACCGACGGTCTCTTCACCGGTGGCTTCGAGGCGAACGACACCGCTCGCCAGACGGCTCAGGGCCTGATCGACCAGAACGTCGACGTGCTCCTGCCCGTCGGTGGACCGATCTACCAGAGCGCCGCTGCGGCCATCAAGGACGCCGGTCGTGACATCGCCATGATCGGTGTCGACGCCGACTTCACCGTCACGGCTCCCGACGTCGCCGACCTCATGCTGACCTCGATCCTCAAGGGCATCGACGTCGGAACCTACGACGCCGTCGTGGCAGCGGGCAAGGGCGACTTCGACCCGACCCCGTTCATCGGAACCCTCGAGAACGACGGCGTCGGCATCGCGCCGTTCCACTCGTTCGAGGACAAGGTCGCTTCGACCCTCCAGGGTGAGCTCGACACGATCAAGGCCGGCATCATCGACGGCTCGATCCCCGTCAAGTCCTACCTCGCAGGCTAA